The Agromyces sp. G08B096 DNA window TCCATCACCGCGGTGCCCAGCAGCACGCCGACGATGGCGAACACGATGCCGGGCAGCGCGCCGCCGAGCGCGGTCGCCGCGATGATGTGCGACGGCTTCGTCGAGCGCGGCAGGTACCGGGCGAGGTCGGGGCTGTTGATGTACGAGATCGGGTTCGAGGCGATGAGCGTGAAGCCGATGGTCACGGCCGACCACAGCGGCGCACCCGACAGCGGATCGGCCGCCCGGTAGCCCCAGTCGACCTGGGGGAGGATGAACGCCGTGACCGTCGCGAAGATCACGGCCAGGACGATCGCGAACCAGGAGTACACGCGCACGATGAGCGCATGGCCGTAGACGGCGACGACCACGGTGATCGCCGAGATCACGAGGGTCACGATGATCGGCACGACGACGGGGTCGTCGAGGCCGATGCCGGCGAGGAGATCGGCGCCGAGGAACGACGAGGCGAGCCAGTTGAGCGCGAGGAACACGGCTCCGATCAACCAGCCCGTGAAGGTGACGACCGGCTTGTTGCCGACGATGCCGTAGATCGCGCGCGTGATGACCGAGCCAGAGGTGCCCGCGGCGGGCCCGCTGATCGCGATGATCCCGGGGAACACCCACAGCGCCGAGCCCGCGATGACGACGAGCACGGCCTGCCAGAGCTCGAGGCCGAGCAGGACGAGGGTCGCGCCCACGGTGAAGTTCAGGATGGTGACGCTCGGCGCCGCCCAGACGAAGAAGAGGTCGCGTGCTCGGCCGTGCCGCTCCCCCGCCCCGATCAGCTCGATGCCGCGGGTCTCGGGCTGCGTCGGGACATCCGGGAACTCCCCGGCCGGTGCCGGCGAAGCGGTGGTGGTCTGCGTCTCGTGTGGCACGGGGATTCCTCTCGGAGCGGGCAGGACGTCATCGTCGTTCTCCGGCGGCTACGTTCCCCGCGCTGCGGGCCGTCGTTGCCGGCTCTATTGGCCAAGCGGTCAATAGACTATTGGTCACACATCCAATAGCGTGGACGGCATGGTGTCAAGCGCGAATCCGCGACGGGTCCGCAAGCACCCCGACGAGCGCCGCGCCGAGATCCTCGCCGCGGCGGCCGATCTCGCGATCTCCGAGGGGCTGGAGCGCATCACGCTGCGCGCCGTCGCCGCGCGCATCGGCGTGCGCCCGGGGCTCATCACCCACTACTACCCCTCGGCCGAAGACCTCGTGGTCGCCGCGTTCGTGCGGGCGGCCGAGCAGGAGCGCGAAGCGGCCTACCCCGTGGAAGGCGCCCCGCTCACTCGGCTGGCGACATTCGTCCGTGCGATGCAGGCGCCCTCGTCGGATCCGCTGTCGAAGCTCTGGCTCAACGCACGGCATCTGTCGCGGTTCACCCCCGCGCTCGCCGAGGCCGTGCACGAGCAGGGAAAGCTCAACATCTCGAGCCTCCTCGCGATGATCGAAGCCGGGGTGGAGGACGGCACGTTCCGGTGCGATCCGCTCGCCGCGTCCGTGCGCATTCTCGCGGCGGTCGACGGGCACGGCTCCTACGTGAACGATGTCGGCGCCTTCGCCCACGAGGCGATCGACCGATTCGTGAGCGACACCGCCGAATGGGCGCTCGGGCTGGCGCCCGGAGCGCTGGCGGGAGCCTGACGTTGACGCTGAGCGGCCAGGTCACCGCCGTTGCGAGCAATCCGTAGGCTGAAGGCGTGACTCCCGCACGCTCCGAGGGATCCGCCGGCTCCGAGGCATCCGCCGCGCGAGACGCGGCTGCGCGGGCGACCCGGCCTGCCGTCGCGTTCATCATCGCCGCGGCAGCGCTCGACGCGCTGCTGGTCGTCGCGTTCGCGTCCACCGGCCGCGCGACCCACGGGGAGCACGCGTTCACCGGACTGTGGCAGACGGCGTGGCCCTTCCTCGCCGGCCTCGCCGTGGGGTGGGCCGCGACGTTCGCGTGGCGGGCGCCCGCGGCGCCGGTGCGGACCGGCCTCGGCGTCTGGGCGGCGACGCTCGTCGCGGGCATGCTGCTCCGCGCGGCGTCCGGTCAGGGCACCGCGCTGCCGTTCGTCATCGTCGCGGCGCTCGTGCTGTTCGCCGCGCTCGTCGGGTGGCGGGCGATCGCGGCTCTGGTGCGGCGCATCCGCACCGCCCGCACTCGCTGACGCGCGGACGTACGGACCGGCGCGCACCCGTTGATCCGCAGAGCTCACGCGCGACGGCGGTTGCGAGCGCCCGAGTGCCGCTCTAGCATGCACTTGCGCGATATGAGAATGGCACGTTCGCATATCGAACATCCGCCGGATGCCGCCACGGAGGCCACCCGCACAACGACGTGAGGAGACACAGTGCAGTTCCACCACCACGGGTACGTCTCGGGCGATCCCCGCGTGCAGCCCGCGGCGGGCATCGGACTCGACCGCCCGGCCGATCTGCCCGACGAGATCGACGTCCTCATCGTCGGATCGGGCCCGGCCGGCATGCTCATGGCCGCTCAGCTGTCGCACTACCCCGACGTGGTGACCCGCATCATCGAGCGTCGCGAGGGTCGCCTGGTGCTCGGGCAGGCCGACGGCATCCAGCCCCGCAGCGTCGAGACGTTCCAGGCGTTCGGCTTCGCCGAGCGCATCACCGCCGAGGCCTACAACATCGGATACATGAACT harbors:
- a CDS encoding cytosine permease; amino-acid sequence: MELIGAGERHGRARDLFFVWAAPSVTILNFTVGATLVLLGLELWQAVLVVIAGSALWVFPGIIAISGPAAGTSGSVITRAIYGIVGNKPVVTFTGWLIGAVFLALNWLASSFLGADLLAGIGLDDPVVVPIIVTLVISAITVVVAVYGHALIVRVYSWFAIVLAVIFATVTAFILPQVDWGYRAADPLSGAPLWSAVTIGFTLIASNPISYINSPDLARYLPRSTKPSHIIAATALGGALPGIVFAIVGVLLGTAVMDGLDAGIESALLGLLPPWLAPVFVIGVVVNTVALNGMTTYTSSMALQAIGIPLRRIPAAIVVGVIGTGLTIYLVLSTNLLDAVNLMLQFLVIVSAPTMTVFVTDVVLRRNRYDGAELFDDERGGRFWYSGGWSIPGTVAVVAGGVATALCLSTTVWTGPIAEAIGFVDLSVPAGMLVAAAGYALLIRTPLGKEGRP
- a CDS encoding TetR family transcriptional regulator; the encoded protein is MVSSANPRRVRKHPDERRAEILAAAADLAISEGLERITLRAVAARIGVRPGLITHYYPSAEDLVVAAFVRAAEQEREAAYPVEGAPLTRLATFVRAMQAPSSDPLSKLWLNARHLSRFTPALAEAVHEQGKLNISSLLAMIEAGVEDGTFRCDPLAASVRILAAVDGHGSYVNDVGAFAHEAIDRFVSDTAEWALGLAPGALAGA
- a CDS encoding DUF3054 domain-containing protein, which codes for MIAAAALDALLVVAFASTGRATHGEHAFTGLWQTAWPFLAGLAVGWAATFAWRAPAAPVRTGLGVWAATLVAGMLLRAASGQGTALPFVIVAALVLFAALVGWRAIAALVRRIRTARTR